From Bufo gargarizans isolate SCDJY-AF-19 chromosome 10, ASM1485885v1, whole genome shotgun sequence, the proteins below share one genomic window:
- the GPI gene encoding glucose-6-phosphate isomerase: MALTSDPVYQKLAKFYEANHGCLNLRKLFEADKERFNKFSKTLNTGEGEILVDYSKNLITEEVIKLLIELARSRGVEAARKRMFSAEKINFTENRAVLHIALRNRSNAPIQVDGKDVMPEVNAVLGKMKTFCQKVRSGDWKGYSGKAITDVVNVGIGGSDLGPLMVTEALKPYSKGGPRVWFVSNIDGTHMAKTLAELNPETTLFIVASKTFTTQETITNAETAKEWFLKAAKDPSAVAKHFVALSTNAPKVKDFGIDTANMFEFWDWVGGRYSLWSAIGLSIALHVGFDNFEKLLAGAHWMDNHFCNTPLENNIPVILAMLGVWYINFYGCETQALLPYDQYMHRFAAYFQQGDMESNGKYITKTGARVNYNTGPVVWGEPGTNGQHAFYQLIHQGTRMIPCDFMIPAQSQNPIRDGLHHKILMANFLAQTEALMKGKSTEEAKAELQASGLSGEELEKLLPHKVFEGNRPTNSIVFGKLSPFILGALIAMYEHKIFVQGVVWDINSYDQWGVELGKQLAKKIEPELESNAPVTSHDSSTNGLINFYKAHRL; encoded by the exons ATGGCGCTCACCAGTGACCCCGTCTACCAGAAGCTGGCCAAGTTCTACGAAGCCAACCATGGCTGCCTCAACCTGAGGAAGCTCTTCGAAGCCGACAAGGAACGGTTCAACAAGTTCAG TAAGACCCTCAACACCGGAGAAGGAGAAATCTTGGTGGATTACTCCAAGAACCTGATCACTGAAGAGGTCATCAAGCTGCTGATAGAACTG GCCCGGTCAAGAGGTGTGGAGGCCGCCAGAAAGCGCATGTTCTCTGCCGAGAAGATAAACTTCACTGAG AACCGTGCTGTGCTACACATTGCCCTGCGTAACCGCTCAAACGCGCCTATCCAGGTGGACGGCAAGGATGTGATGCCAGAAGTCAATGCCGTCTTGGGGAAGATGAAGACGTTTTGTCAG AAAGTGCGCAGCGGAGACTGGAAGGGTTACAGTGGGAAGGCCATCACGGACGTGGTGAATGTGGGAATCGGTGGCTCCGATCTG GGTCCACTGATGGTCACTGAGGCACTGAAGCCATACTCTAAAGGTGGCCCCCGGGTCTGGTTTGTCTCCAACATCGATGGAACCCACATGGCCAAAACCCTGGCAGAACTGAACCCAGAGACCACGCTCTTCATCGTTGCATCCAAG ACCTTTACCACCCAGGAAACCATCACCAATGCCGAAACCGCCAAGGAGTGGTTCCTGAAGGCCGCCAAAGAT CCATCTGCAGTGGCCAAGCACTTTGTTGCCCTCTCTACCAATGCT ccaaaAGTAAAAGACTTTGGGATTGACACGGCCAATATGTTTGAATTCTGGGAT TGGGTCGGAGGTCGCTATTCTCTCTGGTCCGCCATTGGTCTCTCCATTGCCCTCCATGTCG GATTTGACAACTTTGAGAAACTTCTTGCTGGAGCTCACTGGATG GACAATCATTTCTGCAATACTCCTCTGGAAAACAACATCCCAGTCATTCTGGCCATGCTGGGAGTCTGGTACATCAACTTCTACGGCTGTGAGACTCAGGCCCTGCTGCCCTATGACCAGTACATGCACCGATTCGCCGCCTATTTCCAGCAG GGAGACATGGAGTCCAATGGGAAATACATTACAAAGACCGGAGCGCGTGTCAACTACAACACCGGGCCTGTAGTCTGGGGGGAGCCTGGCACTAATGGGCAGCATGCCTTCTACCAGCTCATACACCAGG GCACCCGTATGATCCCCTGTGACTTCATGATTCCTGCACAGAGCCAAAATCCAATCCGTGATGGGCTTCACCATAAG ATCCTCATGGCCAACTTCCTGGCTCAGACCGAGGCGCTCATGAAGGGGAAATCTACAGAAGAGGCAAAGGCCGAGTTACAAGCATCTGGACTGTCTGGAGAGGAACTGGAGAAACTGCTGCCACACAAG GTATTTGAAGGAAACCGACCAACCAATTCTATAGTGTTCGGCAAACTCAGCCCCTTCATCTTGGGCGCTTTAATTG CAATGTATGAACACAAGATCTTCGTTCAAGGAGTTGTGTGGGATATCAACAGTTACGACCAGTGGGG GGTTGAACTGGGGAAACAACTGGCCAAGAAGATCGAGCCAGAACTGGAGTCCAATGCCCCCGTCACCTCTCACGACTCCTCTACAAATGGTCTCATTAATTTCTACAAGGCGCACAGATTGTAA